The Xanthobacter flavus genome includes a window with the following:
- a CDS encoding EamA family transporter, with translation MTRSLLANWVFWAVLSAAFAALTAIFAKVGVAGVDSDFATLIRTVVILALVAAIAGMRGAWQPVAEVPGRTWVFLLLSGLATGASWLCYFRALKMGDAARVAPVDKLSVVLVAVFGVIFLGEKLSAVAAVGVALIAAGAVLVALG, from the coding sequence ATGACGCGGTCGCTTCTCGCCAATTGGGTATTCTGGGCCGTCCTCTCGGCCGCCTTCGCCGCGCTCACCGCCATCTTCGCAAAGGTGGGCGTGGCCGGCGTCGATTCCGATTTCGCGACGCTCATCCGCACCGTCGTCATCCTCGCTCTTGTGGCGGCCATCGCGGGGATGCGCGGAGCATGGCAGCCGGTGGCCGAGGTGCCGGGGCGCACATGGGTATTCCTGCTGCTGTCCGGGCTTGCCACCGGCGCGTCGTGGCTATGCTACTTCCGCGCGCTGAAGATGGGCGATGCCGCCCGCGTTGCGCCGGTGGATAAGCTCAGCGTGGTGCTCGTCGCCGTGTTCGGCGTGATCTTCCTGGGCGAGAAGCTCTCGGCGGTGGCGGCGGTGGGGGTCGCACTCATCGCGGCCGGGGCGGTGCTGGTCGCACTGGGCTGA
- the thiL gene encoding thiamine-phosphate kinase → MSCAPTSSGAPEMEGGGSGEDRFIARYFRPIAGSQGALGLLDDAALLSPPPGCDLVLTKDAVVAGVHFFPDDPPAAIARKALRVNLSDLAAKGAAPVGALMAIALPKGTPDAWMEAFAAGLGADADAFSCPILGGDTVSTPGPVTITITALGVVPKGEFVPRTGAQAGMAIFVSGTIGDAALGLRLRQDGDAPAFAGLSGEQRAHLLDRYLNPQPRLALAPVLRRHAASAMDVSDGLAGDLAKMLSASGCGGKVEARRVPLSAAAAASVKADPALFAVALSGGDDYEILACVPHAAVPQFTLEAAQAGVPVALIGETRAGSGLDVTDAGGHPLDLGSGSYSHF, encoded by the coding sequence ATGAGCTGCGCCCCGACGAGTTCCGGGGCGCCTGAGATGGAGGGCGGCGGCTCGGGCGAGGATCGCTTCATCGCCCGCTACTTCCGCCCCATCGCCGGGTCGCAGGGCGCGCTCGGCCTTCTGGACGACGCCGCGCTCCTCTCCCCGCCGCCCGGCTGCGATCTGGTCCTGACCAAGGACGCGGTGGTCGCAGGGGTGCATTTCTTCCCCGACGATCCGCCCGCTGCCATCGCCCGCAAGGCGCTGCGGGTGAACCTTTCCGATCTCGCCGCCAAGGGCGCCGCGCCGGTCGGCGCACTGATGGCCATCGCTTTGCCCAAGGGCACGCCCGATGCGTGGATGGAAGCCTTCGCCGCAGGCCTCGGCGCAGATGCGGACGCCTTTTCCTGTCCCATCCTCGGCGGCGATACGGTGTCCACGCCCGGTCCGGTCACCATCACCATCACGGCGTTGGGCGTGGTGCCGAAGGGTGAGTTCGTGCCGCGCACCGGCGCGCAGGCGGGCATGGCCATCTTCGTCTCCGGTACCATCGGCGATGCCGCCTTGGGCCTCAGGCTGCGGCAGGATGGCGATGCGCCGGCCTTCGCCGGGCTCTCCGGCGAGCAGCGCGCGCATCTCCTCGACCGCTATCTGAACCCGCAGCCGCGCCTCGCGCTCGCGCCCGTGCTGCGCCGGCATGCGGCGTCCGCCATGGATGTTTCGGACGGTCTCGCCGGCGACCTCGCCAAGATGCTCTCTGCCTCCGGCTGCGGCGGCAAAGTGGAAGCGCGGCGCGTGCCCCTCTCGGCGGCGGCTGCGGCGTCCGTGAAGGCTGATCCCGCCCTCTTCGCCGTGGCGCTGTCGGGCGGCGATGATTACGAGATCCTCGCCTGCGTGCCCCATGCGGCCGTGCCCCAATTCACCCTTGAGGCGGCGCAGGCCGGCGTGCCCGTGGCGCTGATCGGCGAGACGCGGGCGGGCAGCGGGCTCGACGTGACCGATGCCGGTGGCCATCCCCTCGATCTCGGCAGCGGCAGCTACAGCCACTTCTGA
- the nusB gene encoding transcription antitermination factor NusB: protein MSDQARDTDKSAPQKPMKKSAARLGAVQALYQMDMAATPLNDVLAEFESHWLGQEVEGIEFPEADRRLFRSVVEGVLNAQRQIDPLVDGTLTKGWPLKRVEAVLRAVLRAGAFELMAKDPPARVVITEYVNVAGAFLDRDETGMVNAVLDALAHELRPDEFRGA, encoded by the coding sequence ATGAGCGACCAGGCCCGCGATACGGACAAGTCCGCGCCCCAGAAGCCCATGAAGAAGAGCGCGGCCCGCCTCGGCGCGGTGCAGGCGCTCTACCAGATGGATATGGCCGCCACGCCCCTCAACGACGTGCTCGCCGAGTTCGAGAGCCATTGGCTCGGGCAGGAAGTGGAGGGCATCGAGTTTCCCGAAGCCGACCGCCGGCTGTTCCGCTCGGTGGTGGAGGGCGTGCTGAACGCCCAGCGCCAGATCGATCCGTTGGTGGACGGCACCCTCACCAAGGGCTGGCCGCTCAAGCGGGTGGAAGCCGTGCTGCGCGCGGTGCTGCGCGCTGGGGCCTTCGAACTGATGGCGAAGGATCCGCCGGCCCGCGTGGTCATCACCGAATATGTGAATGTCGCCGGCGCCTTCCTCGACCGCGACGAGACCGGCATGGTCAATGCCGTGCTCGACGCGCTGGCGCATGAGCTGCGCCCCGACGAGTTCCGGGGCGCCTGA